In Pedobacter sp. WC2423, the following are encoded in one genomic region:
- a CDS encoding DEAD/DEAH box helicase translates to MLFEELNLIEPILKALQAEGYTNPTPIQEQSIPTILTSRDLLGCAQTGTGKTAAFAIPMLQLLNKEHQNTKGPRPIRALVLTPTRELAIQIEESFKAYGKNLSLRHLVIFGGVGQKAQTDALHRGVDILIATPGRLLDLMNQGFINLKDVEIFVLDEADRMLDMGFIHDVKKTIAKLPAKRQTLFFSATMPGEIQKLANTILTDPLKVEVTPVSSTAEKIEQSIYYVDKNDKKNLLIHILKDKTITTALVFTRTKHGADRIVKDLIKVGVKAEAIHGNKSQNARQRALTNFKDKTTRILVATDIAARGIDVDELTHVINYELPNVPETYVHRIGRTGRAGNSGVSFSFCDGEEKEYLDDIEKLIALKIPVQEDHPYAMSWQSLMSGAAAAKVKGKSKPSRGGRQERTEYKPNLSGAKRTPGGGNGGGNRRFSGSRPKAKTD, encoded by the coding sequence TTGTTATTCGAAGAATTAAACCTGATTGAGCCTATTTTAAAAGCGCTGCAAGCAGAGGGTTATACTAACCCAACCCCTATACAAGAACAATCTATTCCTACTATATTAACAAGCAGAGACTTACTAGGCTGTGCGCAAACCGGAACTGGTAAAACAGCGGCTTTTGCAATTCCTATGTTACAACTGCTGAATAAAGAACATCAGAATACTAAAGGCCCGAGACCGATCCGTGCCCTGGTATTAACGCCAACACGTGAGCTTGCCATTCAGATTGAAGAAAGTTTCAAGGCTTATGGTAAAAATCTTTCGCTGCGCCACCTGGTTATTTTTGGTGGTGTTGGACAAAAAGCACAAACTGACGCTTTACATCGCGGCGTAGATATCCTGATCGCTACACCAGGCAGATTGCTTGATTTAATGAATCAGGGTTTCATCAACCTTAAAGATGTTGAAATATTTGTACTGGATGAAGCAGACAGAATGCTGGACATGGGTTTCATTCATGATGTGAAGAAAACTATTGCAAAGCTGCCTGCTAAAAGACAAACTTTATTTTTCTCGGCAACGATGCCTGGTGAAATTCAAAAACTGGCCAATACGATTTTAACTGATCCGTTAAAAGTAGAAGTAACGCCTGTGTCTTCAACTGCGGAAAAAATTGAGCAGTCTATCTATTACGTAGATAAAAATGATAAGAAAAATCTATTAATCCATATTCTTAAGGATAAAACGATTACTACAGCACTTGTTTTTACCCGTACAAAACATGGTGCAGACCGTATCGTTAAAGACCTGATTAAAGTTGGTGTAAAAGCCGAAGCTATTCACGGTAATAAATCACAGAATGCAAGACAAAGAGCTTTAACTAATTTTAAAGACAAAACTACCCGCATTCTTGTAGCAACTGATATTGCTGCCCGTGGTATCGACGTAGATGAGTTAACACATGTGATCAACTATGAATTGCCAAATGTTCCTGAAACTTACGTACACAGAATTGGCCGTACAGGTCGTGCTGGTAACAGTGGGGTTTCCTTCTCTTTCTGCGATGGAGAAGAAAAAGAATACCTGGACGATATCGAGAAATTAATCGCGCTTAAGATCCCTGTACAGGAAGATCATCCTTATGCAATGAGCTGGCAGAGCCTGATGTCTGGCGCCGCAGCGGCAAAAGTAAAAGGAAAGAGCAAACCTTCAAGAGGTGGCCGTCAGGAAAGAACTGAATATAAGCCAAACCTTAGCGGAGCAAAAAGAACTCCGGGTGGCGGCAATGGTGGTGGTAACCGCAGATTCAGCGGATCAAGACCTAAGGCTAAAACAGATTAA
- a CDS encoding YihY/virulence factor BrkB family protein, whose protein sequence is MEVLHQIKRFFIALYHLFVAAGAGFIEDRVMKLSAALAYYTIFSLTPLIIIVISAASIFFSDKLNPGTELFAQINEIAGAEAAKQIQGFVTNANLTGKSTIGLIIGIGTLIVGSTAIFIEIQDSINMIWKVKAVPKKGWLKMLTNRLLSFSLIVSMGFLLLVSLVINSIVVGLGSKLGELVARSKISEIIPVADTTTTLLIYILNNAFTLAAVTAVFTIIFKVLPDVILRWKSALIGALFTALLFSLGKYLIGVYIEKGNPASAFGAASSIIVILLWIYYTAIILYFGAEFTQVYAEKYDKGIRPSKYAVHTQITVVEKKVDVLPPQHPEETKTEPA, encoded by the coding sequence ATGGAAGTATTACATCAAATCAAACGTTTCTTTATTGCACTGTACCATCTGTTCGTGGCGGCCGGAGCAGGCTTTATCGAAGACCGTGTGATGAAATTAAGCGCCGCACTTGCTTACTATACGATCTTCTCTTTAACACCACTGATCATTATCGTTATTTCAGCAGCGAGTATATTTTTCAGTGATAAACTGAATCCGGGAACAGAATTATTTGCTCAGATCAACGAAATAGCAGGAGCTGAAGCAGCTAAACAAATACAGGGATTTGTTACTAATGCTAATCTTACCGGTAAAAGTACAATAGGACTGATTATTGGGATCGGAACATTGATTGTCGGTTCAACTGCTATTTTCATTGAAATCCAGGACAGTATCAATATGATCTGGAAAGTAAAAGCTGTTCCTAAAAAAGGATGGTTAAAAATGCTGACCAACAGATTGCTTTCTTTCTCATTAATTGTATCAATGGGTTTCCTGTTATTGGTTTCACTGGTCATTAACAGTATTGTGGTCGGGCTTGGTTCTAAATTAGGAGAGCTGGTAGCCAGAAGCAAAATAAGCGAAATTATTCCTGTTGCAGATACAACAACTACCCTGTTAATTTACATCCTGAACAATGCTTTTACTTTAGCAGCTGTAACGGCTGTGTTTACTATTATTTTTAAAGTATTGCCTGATGTCATTCTAAGATGGAAATCAGCTCTTATAGGCGCTTTATTTACAGCACTTCTATTCAGTTTAGGTAAATATCTGATTGGAGTATATATTGAGAAAGGAAATCCGGCATCAGCATTTGGTGCTGCAAGTTCAATTATTGTGATCCTGCTCTGGATTTATTATACTGCTATTATTCTGTACTTCGGAGCTGAATTTACCCAGGTGTATGCAGAAAAATATGATAAAGGAATAAGACCAAGTAAGTATGCGGTCCATACACAAATTACTGTGGTCGAAAAGAAAGTAGATGTTTTGCCTCCGCAACATCCTGAAGAAACAAAAACAGAACCGGCCTAA
- a CDS encoding BamA/TamA family outer membrane protein yields MKKLILPSLLIFSCLVWAACSNTKYLKPGQTLYTGAEVKINPDSSSKIADEKNVKSDLESKTRPAPNKTILGLRPKLYIYNLAGEPKKPKGIRHWLRTKVGEPPVLLSDVKLKSNNAILTSYLISQGYLQSVVTGDTIVKKRSAKAVYTAQTGTRYKINNITFPKDTGNLANIINQNKENTLLKKGDFYNLEVFKNERIRIDNDLKENGYFYFSPDYLILQVDSTIGKSQVNITVKVKDIAPDAGLKPYTIKEIKIYPNYSLRRDTALRKLQPVEYNDFEIYDDKKTFKPRLFDRLVFFKKGETYNRKDHNQSLNRMVNINAFQAVKAEFLPVDSFKNDQLDLNIYLTPLKKNSLSFSVTGTSKSNNFVGSEVKVTQTTRNLFRGAEQLDVSLSGGFETQVSGQAKNLNSYSFTAQGKLTFPRFIVPFYKPSSTTAFIPKTIASLSYELLSRGSLYDLSSFKAEYGYVWKENVHKEHTFNPISITYVKPGIDSAKKDSIFRLTPGLKNILDKQFIIGSSYNFNYTNQMEESRRNNIYFNGNIQTGGNLWGVFISKDGKGEKSIFNVPLTQFVRLETDLRDYFKINRNVIWANRLNLGYGYAYGNSTSMPFVKQFFAGGTNDIRGFASRSLGPGTYKVPDTTQFADQSGDVKIMLNTELRFKLVSVLYGALFADAGNIWLRKEDPARPGSGFKVKNALSEMAISTGAGLRVDAKIFVVRLDVAFPIRKPYLPEGQRWVIDQVAFGDKTWRKQNLVYNIGIGYPF; encoded by the coding sequence ATGAAAAAACTAATTCTACCCTCTTTATTAATCTTTTCATGTTTAGTGTGGGCCGCCTGCAGCAACACTAAATACCTGAAACCCGGACAGACTTTGTATACAGGTGCTGAGGTAAAGATTAATCCCGATTCTTCTTCAAAAATTGCAGATGAAAAGAATGTAAAGAGTGATTTGGAAAGTAAAACAAGACCTGCACCTAATAAAACGATTCTTGGCTTAAGACCAAAATTATATATCTATAACCTTGCCGGTGAACCTAAAAAACCAAAAGGTATCCGCCACTGGCTAAGAACCAAAGTTGGAGAACCACCTGTATTATTGAGTGATGTCAAATTAAAAAGCAATAATGCCATATTAACCAGTTATCTGATTAGCCAGGGATACCTGCAATCTGTAGTAACCGGAGATACTATTGTTAAAAAACGTTCTGCTAAGGCTGTTTATACAGCACAAACAGGTACACGTTATAAAATCAATAACATCACTTTTCCTAAAGACACAGGGAACCTGGCCAATATTATTAATCAGAATAAAGAAAATACCTTGCTTAAGAAAGGAGATTTCTATAATCTTGAAGTCTTTAAAAATGAACGGATCCGTATAGATAACGACCTGAAAGAAAATGGTTATTTCTATTTCAGCCCGGACTATCTGATTCTGCAGGTGGACAGTACTATTGGAAAAAGCCAGGTTAATATTACTGTGAAAGTAAAAGACATAGCACCTGATGCAGGTTTGAAGCCTTATACAATCAAAGAGATTAAAATATATCCGAACTACTCCTTAAGAAGGGATACTGCACTGAGGAAATTGCAGCCTGTCGAGTATAATGATTTCGAGATCTATGATGATAAAAAAACATTTAAACCTCGTTTATTTGACAGGCTGGTCTTCTTTAAAAAAGGTGAAACTTATAACAGAAAAGACCATAACCAGTCTTTAAACAGAATGGTTAATATCAATGCATTTCAAGCTGTTAAAGCAGAGTTTTTGCCTGTTGACAGTTTTAAAAACGACCAGCTGGATTTAAATATTTACCTGACCCCTTTAAAGAAAAACTCCCTGTCATTTTCAGTAACGGGAACCAGTAAATCAAATAATTTTGTAGGTTCAGAGGTAAAAGTAACTCAGACTACAAGAAACCTGTTCAGAGGTGCTGAGCAACTGGACGTAAGTTTAAGCGGTGGTTTTGAAACACAGGTAAGCGGACAAGCAAAGAACCTGAACTCTTATTCATTTACTGCCCAGGGAAAATTAACTTTCCCAAGATTTATTGTTCCGTTTTACAAGCCTAGCAGTACCACTGCATTCATTCCAAAAACTATTGCATCTCTGTCTTATGAGTTGTTAAGCAGAGGATCTTTATATGATTTAAGTTCATTTAAAGCAGAATATGGCTATGTATGGAAGGAAAACGTTCATAAAGAACATACTTTTAATCCTATTTCAATTACCTATGTAAAACCAGGCATTGATTCCGCTAAAAAAGATAGTATTTTCAGACTTACTCCTGGCTTGAAAAACATCCTTGATAAACAGTTTATAATTGGAAGTAGCTATAACTTCAACTATACCAATCAAATGGAAGAGTCCAGAAGAAACAATATTTACTTTAATGGGAACATACAAACTGGTGGTAATCTATGGGGTGTATTTATTTCAAAAGATGGCAAGGGTGAAAAATCAATTTTTAATGTGCCATTAACTCAGTTTGTAAGATTAGAGACGGATCTGAGAGATTATTTTAAGATCAACAGAAATGTGATCTGGGCTAATCGACTAAACCTGGGATATGGTTATGCTTACGGTAACAGTACATCTATGCCCTTTGTAAAACAGTTTTTTGCAGGAGGAACAAACGATATTCGCGGTTTTGCTTCCAGATCACTTGGCCCTGGTACTTATAAAGTGCCAGATACCACACAATTCGCTGATCAAAGTGGTGACGTAAAAATTATGCTGAATACAGAATTACGTTTTAAACTAGTTAGTGTATTATACGGCGCCTTATTTGCTGACGCAGGAAATATCTGGCTAAGAAAAGAAGATCCAGCCAGGCCAGGCTCAGGCTTCAAGGTAAAAAATGCATTAAGCGAAATGGCCATATCAACCGGAGCTGGTTTACGCGTAGATGCTAAAATCTTTGTTGTCCGTTTAGACGTAGCCTTCCCGATCAGAAAACCATACTTACCTGAAGGACAAAGATGGGTAATTGATCAGGTTGCATTTGGTGATAAGACCTGGAGAAAACAAAACTTAGTTTATAACATAGGAATTGGCTATCCATTTTAA
- a CDS encoding DNA topoisomerase IV subunit B — MAEPIYNDDSIRSLDWKEHIRLRPGMYIGKLGDGSAQDDGIYVLLKEIMDNSIDEFVMGSGRIIDITVSDSKVNVRDYGRGIPLGKVIDCVSKINTGGKYDSNAFQKSVGLNGVGTKAVNALSTNFVVQSYRDGKTKKVEFSRGEITMDHPVIDTTQRNGTAITFYPDETIFRNYHYIPDFVESMIWNYVFLNTGLTVNFNNQKYLSERGLYDLLHKVADVENIRYPIIHLKGNDIEIAMTHGQQYGEDYHSFVNGQHTTQGGTHQAAFREAVVKTIREFYKKEYEASDIRSSIIAAISVRVQEPVFESQTKTKLGSQNMGPDGPSVRTFINDFVKKELDDYLHKHTDVADALLKRILQSERERKDIAGIKKLANDRAKKASLHNKKLRDCKVHFSSTHEKRYETTLFITEGDSASGSITKSRDVDCQAVFSLKGKPLNCYELTKKVVYENEEFNLLQHALNIEDGLEGLHYNNIVIATDADVDGMHIRLLMMTFFLQFFPDLVRAGHVYILQTPLFRVRNKKETIYCYSDDERKRAIEKLGNKPEITRFKGLGEISPDEFGLFIGKDIRLDPVILKDQTIKNLLEYYMGKNTPDRQQHIIRNLRIEKDTVEALISADLDAATAAVSEDIIEDEIAESA; from the coding sequence ATGGCTGAACCTATATATAACGATGACAGTATACGGTCACTGGACTGGAAAGAACACATCAGATTGCGCCCTGGTATGTATATCGGGAAGCTGGGTGATGGCTCCGCTCAGGATGACGGTATTTATGTCTTGCTCAAGGAGATCATGGATAACTCTATTGATGAGTTTGTCATGGGATCTGGCCGTATCATTGATATTACTGTTTCTGATTCTAAGGTGAATGTACGTGATTATGGCCGTGGTATTCCATTGGGTAAAGTGATTGACTGCGTGTCAAAGATCAATACCGGTGGTAAATATGATAGTAACGCTTTCCAGAAATCTGTAGGGTTAAACGGGGTAGGTACAAAAGCAGTAAATGCTTTATCGACCAATTTCGTGGTGCAGTCTTACCGTGATGGAAAAACAAAAAAGGTGGAGTTTTCAAGAGGGGAGATCACCATGGATCATCCTGTTATTGATACCACGCAAAGAAATGGTACTGCCATTACTTTCTATCCTGATGAGACCATTTTCAGAAATTATCATTATATCCCTGATTTTGTAGAAAGTATGATCTGGAACTATGTGTTCCTGAATACTGGTTTAACGGTTAATTTTAACAATCAAAAATACTTATCGGAACGTGGTCTGTATGATTTGCTGCATAAGGTAGCAGATGTAGAAAATATCCGTTATCCGATTATTCACCTGAAAGGCAATGATATCGAGATCGCAATGACTCATGGTCAGCAGTATGGAGAAGATTATCATTCTTTTGTGAACGGGCAGCATACCACTCAGGGCGGTACACACCAGGCTGCTTTCAGAGAAGCGGTAGTGAAAACTATCCGTGAGTTTTATAAAAAAGAATACGAGGCTTCAGATATCCGTTCTTCTATTATTGCTGCGATTTCTGTTCGTGTGCAGGAGCCGGTATTTGAGTCACAGACAAAAACCAAACTGGGTTCTCAGAATATGGGGCCTGACGGGCCTTCTGTACGTACTTTCATCAATGATTTCGTGAAGAAAGAACTGGATGATTACCTGCATAAGCATACCGATGTTGCAGACGCTTTATTAAAGCGTATCCTGCAATCTGAGCGTGAGCGTAAGGATATCGCCGGAATCAAGAAACTGGCGAATGACAGGGCTAAAAAAGCATCACTTCACAATAAGAAACTCAGAGATTGTAAAGTCCATTTCAGCAGTACGCATGAAAAACGTTACGAAACTACCTTGTTTATTACCGAAGGAGATTCTGCATCCGGATCTATTACTAAGTCAAGAGATGTAGATTGCCAGGCAGTATTCAGTTTGAAGGGTAAACCTTTGAATTGTTATGAGCTGACTAAAAAGGTGGTTTATGAGAATGAGGAATTCAACTTATTGCAGCATGCGCTGAATATTGAAGACGGGCTGGAAGGTTTACATTATAACAATATTGTAATCGCCACTGATGCCGATGTGGATGGTATGCACATCAGGTTACTGATGATGACTTTCTTTTTGCAGTTCTTCCCCGATCTGGTTAGAGCAGGACATGTATATATTCTGCAAACTCCTTTATTCAGGGTACGTAATAAGAAAGAGACCATCTATTGCTATAGTGATGATGAGCGTAAGAGAGCAATTGAGAAATTAGGAAATAAGCCTGAGATTACACGGTTTAAAGGTTTAGGAGAGATTTCTCCTGACGAGTTTGGTTTATTTATTGGTAAAGATATCCGCCTGGATCCGGTAATTCTGAAAGACCAGACGATCAAGAATTTGCTGGAATATTATATGGGTAAAAATACACCAGACAGACAACAGCATATTATCAGAAACTTAAGAATAGAGAAAGATACCGTAGAAGCGTTAATCTCTGCTGATTTGGATGCGGCAACAGCGGCAGTTTCTGAAGATATCATTGAAGATGAAATTGCAGAATCGGCTTAG
- a CDS encoding APC family permease, which produces MQPKKQLSLFDLSMIVVSLVIGMGIFRTPVNVAAKAQIPELFFLAWIIGGLVAYCGALIYAEIGSRFPVTGGYYKIFSTCYHPSVAFAINGIVVLTSAASMAGVTLIGSEYLSSVIFPPEMQTDFYRLVVAAVTILIFYSINLMGLKASSKVQNILTVIKITLVLTLICAIFFGGQTETITPVFKTVSGNKPVWSDYGKALGICLIAVTFSFAGYTQTINLGGEVKDAKKIIPKGIKLGLFMIISLYLLINYAYVKVIGFEQLKTAHSIASILAGRIFGPAGFTILSAVIFLSVLGYVNVNLLSNPRAMFAMGEEKALPAVFAQKSKRTEVMVVSLTTFTALVMTTLFFAQTFDKIVNYSIILECIGTASSAATLFILRRTTAHLDKSSIYRMKWYPVLPVLFISFYLFVGISIYQDDPSAASNGLYIFIGFIAIYFISKIFNKKKKIADAAEATALK; this is translated from the coding sequence ATGCAGCCTAAAAAACAGCTTTCCCTTTTCGATCTGTCTATGATCGTTGTCAGCCTGGTCATCGGAATGGGCATCTTCCGTACACCAGTTAATGTAGCTGCCAAGGCACAAATTCCCGAATTATTCTTCCTGGCCTGGATTATAGGCGGTTTGGTTGCCTATTGCGGGGCATTGATCTATGCAGAAATCGGTTCACGTTTTCCGGTAACCGGTGGTTATTATAAAATATTCTCTACCTGTTATCATCCTTCGGTAGCTTTCGCCATTAACGGTATAGTCGTGTTGACAAGTGCGGCTTCTATGGCTGGTGTAACCTTAATTGGTTCAGAATACCTGAGCAGTGTTATTTTTCCGCCAGAGATGCAGACCGACTTTTACCGGCTTGTGGTCGCTGCGGTAACCATACTTATATTTTACAGTATTAACCTGATGGGTTTAAAGGCGAGTTCGAAAGTCCAGAATATCCTGACGGTGATTAAAATTACGCTCGTACTGACGCTGATTTGCGCCATATTTTTTGGCGGACAAACGGAAACCATCACCCCTGTATTTAAAACAGTTTCAGGGAACAAACCTGTCTGGTCAGATTACGGGAAGGCACTGGGAATTTGCCTGATTGCAGTTACCTTTTCTTTTGCAGGATATACACAAACGATCAACCTGGGCGGAGAAGTTAAGGATGCCAAGAAAATCATTCCCAAGGGTATTAAGCTGGGGTTGTTTATGATTATTTCACTTTACCTGCTCATCAATTATGCCTATGTAAAAGTTATCGGATTTGAACAGTTAAAAACTGCGCATAGCATTGCGTCCATATTAGCGGGCAGAATTTTCGGACCCGCAGGCTTTACTATACTTTCTGCGGTTATTTTTTTATCTGTTCTGGGTTATGTCAATGTGAATCTTTTAAGTAATCCAAGAGCGATGTTTGCCATGGGTGAAGAAAAAGCACTCCCTGCTGTATTTGCACAAAAAAGTAAGAGAACAGAGGTGATGGTAGTCAGCCTGACTACTTTTACTGCACTGGTGATGACTACGCTCTTTTTCGCCCAGACTTTCGATAAAATTGTCAACTACTCCATTATACTGGAATGCATCGGAACAGCAAGTTCGGCAGCTACTTTATTTATTCTGCGCAGAACTACTGCTCATTTAGATAAAAGCAGTATTTACAGGATGAAATGGTACCCTGTTCTTCCTGTGCTATTTATTTCTTTTTATTTATTCGTTGGAATCAGTATTTATCAGGACGATCCTTCCGCTGCCAGCAATGGATTGTATATATTTATAGGATTCATAGCCATTTATTTTATTTCAAAAATATTCAATAAAAAGAAGAAGATAGCCGATGCAGCAGAAGCAACTGCCCTTAAGTAA
- a CDS encoding MFS transporter produces the protein MQQKQLPLSKEITYAAGMMGWSIMTNIIIVMLPYFYLPPTNSGLTPLVPQLIVFGIFNILSLIAASGRLFDAFYDPFIASVSDGSTNPKGRRIPIMRYAIIPAVIFCGLIFHPLVKAESTANAWWLTLMLIGFFMSVTSYIIPYNALLAELAHTAEQKVKLSTFQQVGFVMGMILSAMINNFADLIQFVFHIPERMEALQYTIIGLSIFSGLVMILPVVTINEKEYSNGKPTHIPLLPAIKNTFRNANFKYYLISDFAYYMALSIISSGLLYFVSVLLKLPESDGGKYMGTMVFLSLLFYPFINSGAKRYGRKALVLAAFAILSLIFVTIYFLGHLPFPPAMQMYILVVCASFPLAALGILPNAILADIAQKDTRETGENHEGMFFAVKYLFVKLGQTVGIALFAMLTVYGKDPGHDFGLRLNGVAGFVLCVLALLFFTRFKEDK, from the coding sequence ATGCAGCAGAAGCAACTGCCCTTAAGTAAAGAGATCACCTATGCAGCCGGAATGATGGGCTGGAGCATTATGACCAATATTATTATTGTGATGCTTCCCTATTTCTACCTGCCGCCTACCAATTCAGGCTTAACTCCTTTAGTTCCTCAGCTGATCGTATTTGGTATATTTAACATCCTGTCCCTGATTGCAGCATCAGGCAGATTATTCGATGCTTTTTATGACCCTTTTATTGCTTCAGTGAGTGATGGAAGTACAAATCCCAAAGGCAGACGCATCCCGATTATGCGTTATGCGATTATCCCTGCGGTTATTTTCTGCGGATTGATCTTTCACCCTTTAGTAAAGGCAGAGTCTACTGCAAATGCCTGGTGGCTTACCCTGATGCTGATTGGTTTTTTCATGTCAGTTACGAGTTATATCATACCTTACAATGCTTTACTGGCCGAATTAGCACACACAGCGGAACAAAAAGTTAAGCTTTCTACTTTTCAGCAGGTTGGTTTTGTCATGGGAATGATCCTGTCGGCAATGATCAATAACTTTGCCGATCTGATTCAGTTTGTATTTCATATCCCGGAAAGAATGGAAGCCCTTCAATATACCATCATCGGACTCAGTATTTTTTCCGGACTGGTGATGATCCTTCCTGTAGTTACAATCAACGAAAAGGAATATAGTAACGGCAAGCCTACGCATATCCCCTTGCTTCCAGCTATTAAAAATACTTTCCGCAATGCGAATTTCAAATATTACCTGATTTCGGATTTTGCCTATTATATGGCGCTGAGTATCATTTCAAGTGGTTTGCTTTATTTCGTCAGTGTTTTATTGAAATTACCTGAGTCGGACGGTGGAAAATATATGGGGACTATGGTCTTTCTTTCCCTTCTGTTTTATCCTTTCATAAATTCAGGGGCAAAACGCTATGGCAGAAAGGCACTGGTGCTTGCTGCTTTTGCGATCCTTAGTCTTATTTTTGTCACTATTTACTTTCTCGGGCACCTGCCCTTCCCACCGGCTATGCAAATGTATATCCTGGTAGTTTGCGCTTCTTTTCCACTGGCCGCGCTTGGTATTCTGCCAAATGCAATTCTGGCTGATATCGCTCAAAAAGACACCAGGGAGACCGGTGAAAACCATGAAGGCATGTTTTTCGCAGTTAAATATCTATTTGTTAAACTTGGCCAAACTGTAGGAATTGCACTTTTTGCCATGCTGACTGTTTATGGTAAAGATCCGGGACACGATTTTGGCCTGCGTTTAAATGGTGTTGCAGGCTTTGTTTTATGTGTGCTCGCCTTATTGTTTTTCACCCGCTTTAAAGAAGACAAATAA